A DNA window from Thermoproteales archaeon contains the following coding sequences:
- a CDS encoding ribose 1,5-bisphosphate isomerase — MAKVSIPDEVTAIANDIKNMKIRGAGKIARAAAKGLLIAANEYKNGMLENFLSYMNHVADILKNTRPTAVSLFNAISYVLSRLEKSKNYIKSVDEAKLIVVRAANMFIEYSLNAVEIIGEIGSKRITNGDVLLTHCNSSAAIAIMQKAHSQGKNIKVYATETRPKFQGHITARALARAGIEVTLIPDTAVRLVMREVDKVLVGADTVAANGAVINKIGTSVIALAAKEANVNFFVAAETYKFSPTTVIGELVVIEERDPKEVVPESYIRKYPSVNIRNPAFDVTPPEYIDVIITERGIIPPQAAILILEEEYGWAIEDYILQATRALESDEEAVTTW; from the coding sequence ATGGCAAAAGTAAGTATACCCGACGAAGTAACCGCAATAGCAAATGATATAAAGAATATGAAAATACGAGGAGCAGGTAAAATTGCTAGAGCAGCTGCTAAAGGTCTCTTAATTGCGGCAAATGAGTACAAAAACGGCATGTTGGAGAATTTTTTAAGTTATATGAACCATGTTGCCGATATTTTAAAAAATACCAGGCCGACTGCGGTTTCCTTATTTAACGCAATATCTTATGTTCTTTCTAGACTAGAAAAATCGAAAAACTACATAAAAAGCGTAGACGAGGCGAAGCTAATAGTGGTTCGTGCCGCTAACATGTTCATAGAATATTCCCTTAACGCGGTTGAAATAATAGGGGAGATAGGTTCTAAGAGAATCACAAATGGCGATGTTTTGCTCACTCACTGCAATAGCTCTGCAGCTATCGCAATAATGCAAAAGGCTCATTCGCAAGGCAAAAATATAAAAGTTTATGCAACCGAAACTCGACCTAAATTTCAAGGACATATAACGGCAAGGGCTTTGGCTAGAGCGGGAATAGAAGTTACCTTGATCCCTGATACTGCTGTTAGACTTGTAATGAGAGAGGTTGATAAGGTGTTAGTAGGCGCTGATACAGTTGCCGCTAATGGTGCTGTGATAAATAAAATCGGTACTTCGGTTATAGCATTAGCGGCAAAGGAGGCAAATGTGAATTTTTTCGTTGCTGCAGAAACTTACAAGTTTAGCCCCACAACGGTTATTGGCGAATTAGTGGTCATCGAGGAAAGAGATCCTAAAGAAGTAGTACCAGAGAGTTACATTAGAAAATATCCAAGTGTTAATATTAGGAATCCCGCCTTTGACGTTACTCCTCCAGAATACATAGACGTGATAATTACAGAGCGAGGAATAATACCGCCTCAAGCAGCCATATTAATTTTAGAAGAAGAGTATGGATGGGCTATAGAAGATTACATACTACAGGCAACAAGAGCTTTAGAAAGCGATGAGGAGGCTGTAACAACTTGGTGA